One genomic region from Salinicola endophyticus encodes:
- a CDS encoding RodZ domain-containing protein, which produces MSAIDEQQQESEHSTHAESAGKMLRAERERQGLSLDEVALQLNLRPSVVEGLEQDNFEQVPIAAYRRGYVRAYARLLGMNERQVVSAYNAAHGQSDIERKLSPVNTTRPPSRVGAWIFRLFTLLVIVGLIGLTLLWWQSREGNDLFGGGSDDAPIAVDSLDGKSDAAPAADTGTQLAPNSDTALPPMPTATDTPTAADTAGDTGAASTRDGTPPATDEREAQSVATSAQTAAPQGTDTQGADTQGTSDQDAAGQSAETAAASSDESAQSTPSADVNTLSLTFNQQSWTEIYDATDKRIFSGLQSAGSQATASGKPPFRLTIGNASGVSLRYRGQTVDLGQYTGGNNVARFTLGD; this is translated from the coding sequence ATGAGCGCCATCGACGAACAGCAGCAAGAGAGCGAGCACAGCACCCACGCCGAGTCCGCCGGCAAGATGCTGCGGGCAGAACGTGAACGCCAGGGACTCAGCCTCGACGAGGTGGCGCTGCAGCTCAACCTGCGACCCAGCGTGGTCGAAGGTCTGGAGCAGGACAACTTCGAGCAGGTCCCCATCGCCGCCTACCGCCGTGGCTACGTGCGCGCCTACGCGCGCCTGCTGGGCATGAACGAGCGCCAGGTGGTGAGCGCCTACAACGCCGCCCATGGCCAGTCCGACATCGAACGCAAGCTCTCGCCGGTGAACACCACGCGGCCACCGTCACGGGTCGGCGCCTGGATCTTCAGGCTGTTCACCCTGCTGGTGATCGTCGGGCTGATCGGGCTCACCCTGCTGTGGTGGCAGAGCCGCGAGGGCAACGACCTGTTCGGTGGCGGCAGCGACGACGCCCCGATCGCGGTCGACTCCCTCGACGGCAAGAGCGACGCGGCGCCGGCCGCCGATACCGGCACTCAGCTCGCCCCCAACAGTGATACCGCGCTGCCGCCGATGCCCACGGCCACAGATACTCCGACCGCTGCCGACACCGCCGGCGACACCGGCGCCGCGTCGACCAGGGACGGCACGCCGCCGGCAACCGACGAGCGTGAGGCGCAGTCCGTCGCCACCAGCGCCCAGACCGCTGCCCCCCAGGGCACGGACACCCAAGGCGCGGACACCCAGGGCACTAGCGATCAAGACGCTGCGGGCCAGAGTGCAGAGACCGCCGCGGCATCCAGTGACGAGAGCGCCCAGAGCACACCCAGTGCCGACGTCAACACGCTCTCGCTGACCTTCAACCAGCAGTCGTGGACCGAGATCTACGACGCCACCGACAAGCGCATCTTCAGCGGTCTGCAGTCCGCCGGCAGTCAGGCGACTGCCAGCGGCAAACCGCCCTTCCGTTTGACCATCGGCAACGCCAGCGGTGTCTCGCTGCGCTACCGCGGCCAGACGGTCGACCTTGGCCAATACACCGGCGGCAACAACGTCGCCCGCTTCACGCTGGGAGACTGA
- the pilW gene encoding type IV pilus biogenesis/stability protein PilW → MSRQFCPPPVRAVAIAVGLVCLVNGCATPVASNAPRAESKSDAAAAYTRLGKAYLAENNLPRAQQALEHALTLDARDAEALEGLALLYQSQRELDLAARFFERALAAAPDATRIRNNYAALLYQRERYAQACQQLTLASRDITYTKRAQLFANLGQCQDMTGDAQAAQASYRRALDIDPRNARSLLALARIDHTQGNNERAWERLQRYFTVAGTSPESLRLASDIASAQGDSTRATFYRQQLGGS, encoded by the coding sequence ATGAGCCGCCAATTCTGTCCACCACCGGTACGCGCTGTCGCTATCGCCGTGGGCTTGGTGTGCCTGGTCAACGGCTGCGCCACCCCGGTGGCCTCCAATGCGCCGCGCGCCGAGAGCAAGAGCGATGCGGCCGCCGCCTACACCCGCCTGGGCAAGGCGTACCTGGCCGAGAACAATCTTCCGCGCGCCCAGCAGGCGCTGGAACACGCGCTCACCCTCGATGCGCGTGACGCAGAGGCGCTGGAAGGTCTGGCACTGCTCTACCAAAGCCAGCGCGAGCTCGACCTCGCCGCGCGCTTCTTCGAGCGCGCGCTGGCAGCGGCGCCCGATGCCACCCGTATCCGCAACAACTACGCCGCGCTGCTCTATCAGCGCGAGCGCTACGCGCAGGCGTGCCAGCAGCTGACGCTGGCCAGCCGCGATATCACCTATACCAAACGCGCCCAGCTGTTCGCGAATCTGGGCCAGTGTCAGGACATGACAGGCGATGCCCAGGCGGCGCAGGCGAGTTATCGTCGCGCGCTGGATATCGATCCGCGCAACGCGCGCAGCCTGCTCGCCCTGGCACGCATCGATCATACGCAGGGTAATAACGAACGCGCCTGGGAACGCTTGCAGCGTTACTTCACCGTGGCCGGCACCAGCCCCGAGAGCCTGCGCCTGGCGAGTGACATCGCCAGCGCCCAGGGCGATTCGACGCGGGCGACTTTCTACCGTCAACAGCTGGGCGGTTCCTGA
- the rlmN gene encoding 23S rRNA (adenine(2503)-C(2))-methyltransferase RlmN, translating to MSAATDTPRTNLLGLSREQMEAFFVSLGEKKFRAAQVMKWIHQEGCDDFESMTNLSKPLRARLAEHAEIRGPGVVYEGTSSDGTRKWVLEVEDGSYVETVLIPADNGTRRTLCVSSQVGCSLDCSFCSTGKQGFQRNLTSAEIIGQVWVAQQRAGGRMSAADGRRAITNVVMMGMGEPLLNYDNVVPSMKLMLDDNAYGLSKRRVTLSTSGVVPMIDKLGDELDVSLAISLHAANDELRNELVPLNRKYNIRKLLDACKRYLDKCGDTRHITIEYTLIKDVNDQQAHAEQLAKLLDELPCKINLIPFNPFPHSGYETPSRNQVMRFQRWLYDLGYTAPVRSTRGDDIDAACGQLVGRVKDRTKRHERYIQSIQLDAD from the coding sequence ATGAGCGCTGCCACTGACACCCCGCGTACCAATCTTCTGGGTCTCTCCCGCGAACAGATGGAAGCCTTCTTCGTCTCGCTGGGCGAGAAGAAGTTTCGCGCCGCCCAGGTCATGAAATGGATCCACCAGGAAGGCTGCGACGATTTCGAGTCGATGACCAATCTGTCGAAGCCGCTGCGTGCACGCCTGGCCGAACACGCCGAGATCCGCGGCCCGGGTGTGGTCTACGAAGGCACCTCCAGCGATGGTACCCGCAAGTGGGTGCTCGAGGTCGAGGACGGCAGCTACGTCGAGACCGTGCTGATCCCCGCCGACAACGGCACGCGCCGCACGCTGTGCGTCTCGTCCCAGGTGGGCTGCTCGCTCGACTGCAGCTTCTGTTCCACCGGCAAGCAGGGCTTCCAGCGCAACCTCACCAGCGCCGAGATCATTGGCCAGGTGTGGGTCGCCCAGCAGCGTGCCGGCGGGCGCATGAGCGCCGCCGACGGTCGCCGCGCGATCACCAACGTGGTGATGATGGGCATGGGCGAGCCGCTGCTCAACTACGACAACGTGGTGCCGTCGATGAAGCTGATGCTCGACGATAACGCCTACGGTCTGTCCAAGCGCCGGGTCACGCTCTCCACCTCCGGCGTGGTACCGATGATCGACAAGCTCGGCGACGAGCTCGACGTGAGCCTGGCGATCTCGCTGCACGCAGCCAACGACGAGCTGCGCAACGAGCTGGTGCCGCTCAACCGCAAGTACAACATTCGCAAGCTGCTCGACGCCTGCAAGCGTTACCTCGACAAGTGCGGCGACACCCGCCACATCACTATCGAGTACACCTTGATCAAGGACGTCAACGACCAGCAGGCGCACGCCGAACAGCTGGCCAAGCTGCTCGACGAGCTGCCGTGCAAGATCAACCTGATCCCGTTCAATCCGTTCCCGCACTCGGGCTACGAGACCCCGTCGCGCAATCAGGTCATGCGCTTCCAGCGCTGGCTCTACGACCTGGGCTATACCGCACCGGTGCGCTCGACCCGCGGCGACGACATCGATGCCGCCTGCGGCCAATTGGTCGGTCGGGTCAAGGATCGGACCAAGCGCCACGAACGCTACATTCAGTCGATTCAACTCGACGCCGACTGA